The segment ACTGCCGTTCCCGCCCGGTTTAATGGAATAAATTTCAAAATGTCCGCTACCATTTGCTCTGTAAAATCTTTCGTCATATCCGTTTTGATATATCCCGGAGCGATCGAGTTAACCGTAATCCCGAATGGCGCAAGTTCCTTCGCTGTTGCCATCATGAGCCCGTCCATACCGGATTTGGAAGCGACGTAGTTGGCCTGAAACGGATTGCCGCCGAGAGCAACTACCGAAGACATATTAATGATCCGGCCTGAACGCTGCTTCATCATAATCTTCGCGGCTAACTTTGTGCAATGGTAAGCGCTTTTCAGATTGTTTTCAATGACCCAGTCCCATTCACTTTCATCCATACGCGCAAGCAAACTGTTCCTAAAAACGCCGGCGTTATTAACCAGTATGTCCACCCGGCCAAATCTATCTACGGCCGCGTCAAATAATTTCTTCGCTTCTTCAGGTTTAGATACATCCGCCTGTATAGAGATCATCTTTTCCGAAAACCCTGCGTCAATCAATTCTTTTTCGGCAATTTCAAGATTCTCTTTCGTCTTGCCGTTTAGTACAATGCCTGCCCCGCTTTTTAAAAAACATTCGACAATGGCTTTCCCTATACCGCGTGAAGAACCGGTCACAATCGCAATTTTATTTTCCAAAGAACACATTACATTATATCATTTAACAATGAACATATACCTAACTAGTAACTTTATCCAAGTCGGTAACTTTTCCGATACATTCACATGCTATGCTTTTATCAATTCTTTTGATCAAGCCTTGCAAAACATTTCCGGGGCCGATTTCGAAAAAAGACGTAGCGCCGTCCGAAATCATATTTACAATCGTTTCGTGCCACTTGACTGGCGCCGTGATTTGCTCCACGAGTAATTTCTTAACTTCGTCTTTTGAGGTAGTTGCCTTTGCGGTAACATTGGCATAGACAGGAACACGGGCGTCTTTAAGCGATACGGTGTTTAATTTTGCATCGACTTCCGTTCGTGCGCTTTCCATAAGCGGAGAATGAAACGCCCCGCTTACAACGAGTTCTTTAACCATTCTGGCGCCTTGCTCTTTGGCCATAACCATTGCCTTCTGAACTCCGGCGACCGATCCTGAAATCACGATCTGGCCGGGTGAATTAAAATTAGCGCACTGCACAATACCTGTTGTGTAGGCTTCGCAGCAGATCTTGCCAAGCGGTTCCGCATCCATCCCGATCACGGCGGCCATCGTGCCTTTGTTCTGCTCTCCTGCGCGTTGCATCGCCTCTGCGCGAACACGCACAACCTTCAACGCATCTTCAAATTGCATTACGCCGGCCGCAACCAACGCCGAATATTCGCCCAAACTATGTCCGGCCGTCATATTAAAAATAACTTTGTCCTCCCCATACTTTTCTCTGAGAATTTCCAATACTACAAGACTGTGTACGAATATCGCCGGCTGAGTTATCTGCGTTTGTCGCAGCGAATCTTCCGGGCCTTCAAACGAAATTTTCGCTAAATCTAATCCCAGAATATCATTAGCCTTCTCATACATTACTCTGGCTATCGGAAATTGATCGCACAGATCTTTCCCCATGCCAACGTATTGTGAACCTTGTCCCGGAAATACAAATGCAACTTTACTCATATACTCTTAATCTTAATATGCCCATTTCACTAAAATACTGCTGCAGGTAAATCCACCGCCAAATGCAGCTATCACGACGTAATCGCCTTTCTTTATCCGACCGGCAGTCACCGCTTCCGATAAGGCCATGGGAATCGTTGCCGCAGTCGTGTTGCCGTATTTTTCAATATTGATAATAACCTGATCGTCCTTTAGTCCCATGCGCTGCGCTGCGGAATCGATAATGCGCTTATTCGCCTGATGCGGAACAAATAAGCCGACATCTTTTCCCGACAAACCGTTGCGCTCCACAATCAACGCGGATGCTTCCGACATGCCTTTGACGGCGTACTGGTACACGTTTTTTCCATCCTGGTAGATGGTATGCATTTTTTTATCAACAGTTTCATGCGTCGGAGGATTCAAACTGCCTCCGCCCGGCATATTTAGATATTGCGCCCCATTGCCGTCAACGGTATTATAATAATCCAGAATGCCCAATTTCTCATCTTCCGATTTTTCCAATAGAACAACGCCCGCGGCATCTCCGAAAAGAATACATGTGTTGCGGTCCGTATAATCAACAATCGAACTCATTTTATCAGAACCGACAACCAATACTTTTTTCGCCGACCCCGACTCGATAAATTGCGCGCCGATAACTAATGAATATGCAAAACCGCAGCACGCCGCCGATACATCAAAACCCCATGCTTTGGACATACCCAGCTTTGCCTGCAGTAAACATGCCGATGCTGGGAACAACATATCGGGCGTTACCGTGCCGAATACGATCACATCGATGTCGTCCGGATCGGTTCCCGTTTTTTCAAAAAGTATTTTGCAGGCCTCCGCTGCCATATCCGATGAGGCTTTTCCTGCTTCCAGTATATGACGCTCTTTAATACCGGTGCGCGATGTAATCCACTCGTCGGTGGTATCTACCATCTTTTCAAGTTCCTTATTGGAAAGAATTTTTTCAGGAACCCAGTGCGCAACACCGGAAATTTTTGCTCTGTTTTTTTTACCTAATGACATTTTTTACCTTATCTCCGCCGTGATCTACGCTGGTCGTCAAGGGAGGATAATTCTATTATGATAATATGATTTTTTCTCGAATAACTTCGTTGATTTTTTTTTCAACCATTTCTTTAGCGACGTGAATGGCTTTGTTCAATGCTTTGGGTGAAGAACTGCCGTGGCCGATGATCACGACGCCGTTGACGCCCAAAAGCGGCACCCCGCCGTATTCCTGATAATCCATATCCTTAAATACGCCAACCAGTGCAGGTTTTGCTAATAACATCATAAGTTTATATTTGAAATTTTTTTGCGCGACCGAGCGAAAACGGGATTTTAGAAAACCCGCAACGCTTTCTCCGAATTTGAGTACTACATTTCCGACAAACCCGTCGCATATCACCACATCGGCTGTGCCATTTAAAATATCGCGGCCTTCCACATTGCCGGCAAAGTCAAACAATTTTTTTTCGCGGAATAATTCGTTGGACTTAACGGTAAGATCATCTCCTTTATTTTCTTCTTCGCCGATGCTGAGCAACCCCACTTTTGGGTTTTCTATATTGTACATGGCGTGGACGTACACGCTGCCCATAAGCGCGAACTGAAGCAGATGGTTGGGTTTGCAGTCCACGTTCGTACCGATATCCAGAATCAGCGTTCTGCCGTTCATCGATGGAAAAAAAGCGCCAATGGTCGGGCGCGCCACTCCTTCAATTCGTCCTAATCTCATCAGTGCCACTGCCATTACAGCGCCCGTATTGCCCATACTGACAAACGCATCCGCTTCGCCGCGTTTAACCATCTCCATCCCAAGATGCATGGACGATTTTGTTTTTTTCGTCAAGGCCGATACCGGTGATTCGTGCATCTCGATCCACTCGTCGGTATGAACAATCTCTAAATATTTTCCAAGCAGCGCATCGCCATGACAATGATGAACTCGTCTCAATATCTTTTCTTTTGGACCCGTAAGAACGATCTGATGCGGCTCATTCTTATCTTGAAATTCTTTCGCCGCCAAGACAGCACCGTCAACAATATGTAAGGGGGCCTCGTCGCCTCCCATTCCGTCAACTATGATTTTCATGGTTTCTTGCGGTCTGATTCTTGATATGTTTGCAAATTGGCCGCCGCCAATATAGAAAACTTTTCAACATTTATCAATTACAACTTGCGTGTATAAAAAATTTGCCTGACGTGTTACATTGATAACAAAATCAGGCAATCTAAAAAAATCGTCGGTAATCTCGCGTTAGGCTTCTTTAGCCACGACAACCTGACGGCCGTCATAATACCCGCAGTTCGGGCACATACGATGGTGCATTTTTGGCTGAGCGCAGTTGGAACATTTCCCGACAGACGGGCCGTCAATTTTCCAATGCGTCCGGCGTTTGTCTCTGCGTTGTTTCGAATGTCTGCGTTTAGGATTTGGCATTTTGTTCTCCTGCTATGTTTTTTTCAATTGTTTGCATTCATTTGCATAACTGCGTGTTCGCATAAAGCTTCATTTAGATTAGCTCCACATTCCACACATAATCCTTTACAATCGTCCTTACATAAAATCTTTATCGGAATTTCCAATAACAGCGTGTCACAGACATCTTTGTCCAACGCAATCTCGTTCGCCTTATGTATTTCGATCAACCTTACTTCCGATTCGGTGTCATATTTTTCACGGTTTGATTTCAAATCCGTATAGGCTACCTGAAACGCACCGGTGATCATGTGGCGCGCATCCTCGAGGCAACGGTCGCATAAAAACCGCGCGTCCGATGCGGCATGTAACTTTACATAATATAAATGACTGGTTTTGTTCAGCACTACATCCGTTACAACCGGCCGATCAAATACCTCATGTCCTTCATAATCCGTGAGTCCGAGTCCTATATCTTTTGCGGCGGTTTCGAAATGAAATCGGTATTCGCCGTCTTCCAGATGCAGAATTTTCTCTAATTTGATCTTCATTAAATCCCGTAAATTCAACTTGATAAACGACTTATCAAAATTAGGGGCAGAAGATAGTTTTTTTTAGTCTTATTGTCAAGCAAAATTCCTTCACAAAAACGCTCATTTCACTTGCGTTTTTAAGGCTGTTTGAATACATTCGTGCCCCAAGAAAACGCCCCAAAGGAGTTGATCGACATGAACCCAGAAGCCCGCAAAGAAGACAAAGTGATCGGTGAAGGCCTGACCTTCGACGATGTTCTCATCATGCCTCTGTATTCCGAAGTTTTGCCCAATACAGTGGAACTCCAAACACGCCTCACGAGGAATATTTCTTTGAACATGCCTCTGGTGAGCGCCGCCATGGATACGGTAACGGAATCGGAATTGGCCATCGCGATCGCAAGGGAAGGCGGTATAGGCATGGTTCATAAAAACTGCCCGATTGAATATCAGGCCTCTGAGATAGACCGCGTGAAACGATCCGAAAGCGGCATGATCATGAAGCCGATCACTATGACGCCCGACCATAAATTGTACGACGCGCTGGAATTAATGAAAAAGTACAAGATCAGCGGAATCCCGATCACGTATGCGGACGGGAAACTGGCAGGCATTCTGACCAATCGCGATCTTCGTTTTGCCACGAATTACGATGAAAAAGTCGATTCGGTTATGACCAAGAACAACCTGATCACCGCCAAGATCGGGACGACCCTAGAAGACGCAGAGAAACTGCTGCATAAACACCGAATCGAAAAATTACTCGTGGTGGACGATCAGTATATTTTGCAGGGCCTCATCACGGTCAAAGATATTCAGAAAAAGAAAATGTATCCCAATGCATGCAAAGATTCACATGGGCGATTGCGCGTGGGCGCGGCGCTCGGCGTAACGAGAGACGCCATGGATCGCGCAGCGGCATTGGTCGAAGCCGGGGTGGACGTGCTTGCGGTGGATACTGCGCACGGCCATTCCAAAGGCGTGATTGCAACCGTTCGCCAGGTCAAACAGAAATTTCCGCAAATCGAACTGATCGCAGGAAATATCGCTTCCGCCGATGCAGCGATGGAACTTATCAAAGCAGGCGCGGACGCCATCAAAGTAGGAATAGGGCCGGGTAGCATCTGCACAACGCGCGTGGTTGCAGGCGTTGGCGTGCCGCAGATCACCGCCATCATGGAATGCGCCAAGGTCGCACATATGGAGAACGTTCCCATCATTGCCGACGGCGGGATCAAACAAACCGGCGACGTTGCCAAAGCCATCGTGGCCGGGGCGGACACCGTGATGATCGGCGGTTTATTTGCAGGAACGGAGGAAAGTCCGGGCGAGTCGGTTTTGTACGAAGGGCGTAAATATAAAGTCTACCGCGGAATGGGTTCTATTTCGGCGATGCGTCATGGTTCACGCGACCGCTATTTTCAGGAAGATGAAATGGACACGAATAAACTCGTGCCCGAAGGCATTGAAGGGCGCGTACCATTCAAAGGCAAACTCAGCGACGTCGTGTATCAAATGGTCGGAGGATTACGCTCGGCGATGGGTTATTGCGGAGCAAAAACTATCGGAGAAATGAAAACCAAAACCAAATTGATCAAAATGACCGGCGCCGGGCTTAAAGAAAGCCATCCGCATGATGTCCTAATTACACAGGAAGCACCGAATTATCAGGTGGGCAG is part of the bacterium genome and harbors:
- the plsX gene encoding phosphate acyltransferase PlsX, translated to MKIIVDGMGGDEAPLHIVDGAVLAAKEFQDKNEPHQIVLTGPKEKILRRVHHCHGDALLGKYLEIVHTDEWIEMHESPVSALTKKTKSSMHLGMEMVKRGEADAFVSMGNTGAVMAVALMRLGRIEGVARPTIGAFFPSMNGRTLILDIGTNVDCKPNHLLQFALMGSVYVHAMYNIENPKVGLLSIGEEENKGDDLTVKSNELFREKKLFDFAGNVEGRDILNGTADVVICDGFVGNVVLKFGESVAGFLKSRFRSVAQKNFKYKLMMLLAKPALVGVFKDMDYQEYGGVPLLGVNGVVIIGHGSSSPKALNKAIHVAKEMVEKKINEVIREKIILS
- the guaB gene encoding IMP dehydrogenase, yielding MNPEARKEDKVIGEGLTFDDVLIMPLYSEVLPNTVELQTRLTRNISLNMPLVSAAMDTVTESELAIAIAREGGIGMVHKNCPIEYQASEIDRVKRSESGMIMKPITMTPDHKLYDALELMKKYKISGIPITYADGKLAGILTNRDLRFATNYDEKVDSVMTKNNLITAKIGTTLEDAEKLLHKHRIEKLLVVDDQYILQGLITVKDIQKKKMYPNACKDSHGRLRVGAALGVTRDAMDRAAALVEAGVDVLAVDTAHGHSKGVIATVRQVKQKFPQIELIAGNIASADAAMELIKAGADAIKVGIGPGSICTTRVVAGVGVPQITAIMECAKVAHMENVPIIADGGIKQTGDVAKAIVAGADTVMIGGLFAGTEESPGESVLYEGRKYKVYRGMGSISAMRHGSRDRYFQEDEMDTNKLVPEGIEGRVPFKGKLSDVVYQMVGGLRSAMGYCGAKTIGEMKTKTKLIKMTGAGLKESHPHDVLITQEAPNYQVGS
- the fabD gene encoding ACP S-malonyltransferase, which translates into the protein MSKVAFVFPGQGSQYVGMGKDLCDQFPIARVMYEKANDILGLDLAKISFEGPEDSLRQTQITQPAIFVHSLVVLEILREKYGEDKVIFNMTAGHSLGEYSALVAAGVMQFEDALKVVRVRAEAMQRAGEQNKGTMAAVIGMDAEPLGKICCEAYTTGIVQCANFNSPGQIVISGSVAGVQKAMVMAKEQGARMVKELVVSGAFHSPLMESARTEVDAKLNTVSLKDARVPVYANVTAKATTSKDEVKKLLVEQITAPVKWHETIVNMISDGATSFFEIGPGNVLQGLIKRIDKSIACECIGKVTDLDKVTS
- a CDS encoding ketoacyl-ACP synthase III, with product MSLGKKNRAKISGVAHWVPEKILSNKELEKMVDTTDEWITSRTGIKERHILEAGKASSDMAAEACKILFEKTGTDPDDIDVIVFGTVTPDMLFPASACLLQAKLGMSKAWGFDVSAACCGFAYSLVIGAQFIESGSAKKVLVVGSDKMSSIVDYTDRNTCILFGDAAGVVLLEKSEDEKLGILDYYNTVDGNGAQYLNMPGGGSLNPPTHETVDKKMHTIYQDGKNVYQYAVKGMSEASALIVERNGLSGKDVGLFVPHQANKRIIDSAAQRMGLKDDQVIINIEKYGNTTAATIPMALSEAVTAGRIKKGDYVVIAAFGGGFTCSSILVKWAY
- a CDS encoding 50S ribosomal protein L32 translates to MPNPKRRHSKQRRDKRRTHWKIDGPSVGKCSNCAQPKMHHRMCPNCGYYDGRQVVVAKEA
- a CDS encoding 3-oxoacyl-ACP reductase FabG, with the protein product MCSLENKIAIVTGSSRGIGKAIVECFLKSGAGIVLNGKTKENLEIAEKELIDAGFSEKMISIQADVSKPEEAKKLFDAAVDRFGRVDILVNNAGVFRNSLLARMDESEWDWVIENNLKSAYHCTKLAAKIMMKQRSGRIINMSSVVALGGNPFQANYVASKSGMDGLMMATAKELAPFGITVNSIAPGYIKTDMTKDFTEQMVADILKFIPLNRAGTAVEVAYAVKFLASDESSYITGQVIQVDGGRVIR
- a CDS encoding DUF177 domain-containing protein, whose protein sequence is MKIKLEKILHLEDGEYRFHFETAAKDIGLGLTDYEGHEVFDRPVVTDVVLNKTSHLYYVKLHAASDARFLCDRCLEDARHMITGAFQVAYTDLKSNREKYDTESEVRLIEIHKANEIALDKDVCDTLLLEIPIKILCKDDCKGLCVECGANLNEALCEHAVMQMNANN